DNA sequence from the Fundidesulfovibrio magnetotacticus genome:
CGAGATCGGCCGCCTCCAGGCCCAGATCAACCCGCACTTTCTTTTCAATTCGCTCAACACCATCGCCAGCTTCTGCCGCACGGCCCCGGCCCAGGCCCGGGAGCTGCTCCTGGACCTCTCGCGCTACATGCGCCGCAACCTGGATTCCAGCCGGGGGCTCATCCGCCTCTGCGACGAGGTGGACCAGACCCGGGCCTATCTGGCCATCGAGCAGGCCCGCTTCGGCGAGCGCATCCGCGCCGAAATCGACCTGGCGCCCGGCGCGCAGGATTGCCTCGTGCCGCCCCTGATCATCCAGCCCCTGGTGGAGAACGCCGTGCGCCACGGCATCCTTTGCAAGGAGGAGGGGGGGGTGGTGCGCCTGCGCGCCCGGCGCGAAAACGGAGAGCTGCTGGTGGAGGTGGCCGACGACGGCGCGGGCATGGACGCCGCCCAGGTGTTCGCCATCCAGACCCGAGGCGGCGCGGAGTCGCTCTCCGAGGGCGTGGGCGCGCGCAACTCCAACCAGCGCCTCGTGCAGCTCTACGGCCCGGCCCACGCCCTGCGCGTGGAAAGCGCCCCGGGCGCGGGAACCAGCATCAGCCTGAGGATTCCGCAGTAGCATCTCGCGCCGCCGGGCGCTTCATCCCTCCCATCCGCTCTTTCATTCCCCTGATCGTCCCTTTCGCGCGCAAACCGGGGCGCGTCGCGCCCGGAGCGTGCATGCAGGGACCATCTCAAGCGGAGGAGGTCCGGCATGAACGCTCTGACCCTGGTGTTTGCGTCCCTCTGCCTCTTCGCCATCGGCTACCGCTTCTACGGCTTGTTCATAGCCAGGAAGGTGCTGGGGGCGAACGAGGCCAGGCTCACCCCGGCCATCAAGATGGCCGACGGCGTGGATTATGTGGAAACCAACAAATACGTGCTCTTCGGGCACCATTTCGCGGCCATCGCCGCCGCCGGGCCGCTGCTCGGGCCCGTGCTGGCCGCCCAGTTCGGCTATCTGCCGGGCGCTTTGTGGATCCTGGTGGGCTGCGTGTTCGCCGGGGCCGTGCACGACATGGTGGTGCTCTTCGCCTCGGTGCGCCACAAGGGCCAGAGCCTGGCCTACATCGCCACCCAGGAGGTGGACAAGTTCACCGGGTCGGTGGCCTCCTTCGCGGTGCTGTTCATCCTCATCCTCACGCTGGCGGGCCTCTCCATCGCCTGCGTGAACGCCATGCACGACAGCGCCTGGGCCACCTTCACCGTGTTCGCCACCATCCCCATCGCCATCTTCATGGGCCTCTACCTGCAGTACATCCGCCCCGGAGACGTGCGCGGCATGTCGCTCATCGGCGTGGCGCTGCTGGTGGCGGCCGTTGTGGGCGGCAACTGGGTGGCCCATCAGCCCGCCCTGGCGGCCGTGTTCACGCTCTCCAAGCCCGCGCTTTCCCTGGCCGTGCCCATCTACGGCGTGGCCGCGTCCATTCTGCCGGTGTGGCTGTTGCTGTGCCCGCGCGACTACCTCTCCACGTATCTCAAGATCGGCACCATCGCCATGCTGGCCATCGGCATCTTCTGGGTGCGCCCGGACCTCCAGATGGACGCCGTGACCAAGTTCTTCTCCGGCGGCGGCCCCATCATCCCCGGTCCGGTGTTCCCCTTCCTGTTCATCACCATCGCCTGCGGCGCGGTGTCCGGCTTCCACGCCATCATCGCCACGGGCACCACGCCCAAGATGCTCGATTCCGAGCGCAACCTGCTCTTCGTGGGTTACGGGGCCATGCTCACCGAGGGCTTCGTGGCCATCATGGCGCTCATCGCGGCTTGCACCATGGTCCCGGCGGACTATTTCGCCATCAACTCGGCCCCGGCCGTGTTCGAGAAGCTGGGCATGACCACCGTGCACCTCAACGACATCGCCGTGGCCGTGGGCGAAAAGCTCCAGGGCCGTCCCGGCGGCGCCGTGTCCCTGGCCGTGGGCATGGCCCAGATCTTCGCGGCCATTCCCCTGATGGAGAAGCTTGTGGCCTACTGGTACCACTTCGCCATCATGTTCGAGGCCGTGTTCATCCTCACGGCCATCGACGCGGGCACCCGCGTGGGCCGCTTCTTCCTGCAGGAGATGATCGGCCAGGTGGCTCCGCGCTTCAACGACAAGCGCTGGTGGCCGGGCGTCATCCTCACCTCCTTCCTGTTCACCTTCTCGTGGGGTTATCTGGTCTACACCGGCGACATCTCCACCATCTGGCCCCTGTTCGGCATGTCCAACCAGCTGCTGGCCTCGGTGGGCCTGATCATCGGCACGGTGATGATCATCCGCATCGGCAAGGCCAAGTACGCCTGGATCACGGGCGTGCCCGGCGTGGCCCTGACCTGCATGACCATGTGGGCGGGCTACCTCTCGGTGATGAACAACTTCCTGCCCAAGGGTCTGTATCTGCTCTCCACGCTGGCCGTGGTGGTGATGGTGCTCATGAGCATCGTGATCGTGGGCGCGGTGCGGCGCGTGTCGAGCCTGCTCAAGATCCAGAAGACCGTGCCCGACCAGTACGGCGAGGCCGTGCTGGAAGTGGTGCCCGAGTAACAAGGCGCTCATCCCCGCAAGGGGGTTCCTCCAGGGCCGCCGGACGCAAGTCCGGCGGCCTTTCGTTGTTTGGCGAGGCCTGGCATGTTGCTAAAGTGGTGCGTTTCCCTCACCGAGCCGGTGTCCGTTGTTGCTGTGAAGCGGATATACTCCCGGGTGAGAGCCTTTGCGCGTCCCTCGCCGG
Encoded proteins:
- a CDS encoding carbon starvation CstA family protein; the protein is MNALTLVFASLCLFAIGYRFYGLFIARKVLGANEARLTPAIKMADGVDYVETNKYVLFGHHFAAIAAAGPLLGPVLAAQFGYLPGALWILVGCVFAGAVHDMVVLFASVRHKGQSLAYIATQEVDKFTGSVASFAVLFILILTLAGLSIACVNAMHDSAWATFTVFATIPIAIFMGLYLQYIRPGDVRGMSLIGVALLVAAVVGGNWVAHQPALAAVFTLSKPALSLAVPIYGVAASILPVWLLLCPRDYLSTYLKIGTIAMLAIGIFWVRPDLQMDAVTKFFSGGGPIIPGPVFPFLFITIACGAVSGFHAIIATGTTPKMLDSERNLLFVGYGAMLTEGFVAIMALIAACTMVPADYFAINSAPAVFEKLGMTTVHLNDIAVAVGEKLQGRPGGAVSLAVGMAQIFAAIPLMEKLVAYWYHFAIMFEAVFILTAIDAGTRVGRFFLQEMIGQVAPRFNDKRWWPGVILTSFLFTFSWGYLVYTGDISTIWPLFGMSNQLLASVGLIIGTVMIIRIGKAKYAWITGVPGVALTCMTMWAGYLSVMNNFLPKGLYLLSTLAVVVMVLMSIVIVGAVRRVSSLLKIQKTVPDQYGEAVLEVVPE